The Tubulanus polymorphus chromosome 4, tnTubPoly1.2, whole genome shotgun sequence genomic interval CCGACCTAAGTGATGCATTTGAGTGAACTCCAGATAGAACGGTCTCataaaaaacatgatcttcTACCACAGAATATAGCGCcctaaaataatgattttaaggGGTGCCACACGATAACTAGCTCCTTGGTGAGTGGTTTCGTCCAATATCAGATATTCACCTACTGCAGCATGAAACATCACAACCACAGATGAACAAACAGACTtcatatattatgtattactTTTATTAGATAAATAGGGATATTCAATGGCTTCAAATCATGAGGAAAAAAGcatttatttgtaaatatcatGTTTACTGAACAAGTACCGGTACTGAGTATGAGAGAACTACCGCAGGGGCCCGGGCAGATACCATCCAGACTGATAGGAGACCGTCCAGACTGGAAGTGTTCTATGCATTATGAGACATGGTTCAGACTTGTTACATGACATTCTCATTTGTTCTATTAGACTGAAGATGGGTGGTAAGAACTATaccagaaatatttctatcatgtgTGGGATTTTGCGTCTTTATCTATTAGTTCCTGAATGTTCTACTAGATGGCGAGGGTGTGTCATCATAAAAGCGTACGACGATCTACACAAGTACCTCGCCAAACTATAGTTCCACGAAATTCTAATAGATGGCTACAAGTATCACGCCATTGAATGGAGACAAATAAAGTTATCTTTTCTTATCTTAATCAATTAGTTTGCACCAGAGATTCATGATTATGCATTTGAGCGAACTCCAGATAGTTAGAACGGTCTCATAAAAAGCATGATCTACCACAGAATATCGCGCCCcaaaatgatgatttcaaGGGGTGCCAAAGGATTTAACTAGTTCCTTGATTAGTGGCCTCGTCCAATGTCAATTATTTACCAGCCTATCACCTAATAGATGAATAGGAATATTCAATGGTTTCAAATCATGAGGAAAAAAGCATTTCTTTGTAGATATCGTGTGTACTGAACAAGTACTGAATACTGAGAGCACCACTACCGCAGTACTCAGAACGCATTATGAGACATGGTCCAGACTTGTTACATGACATTCTCATTTGTTCTATTAGACTGAAGATGGGTGGTAGGAACTaccagaaatatttctatcaagtgtgggattttacgTGTTTATCTATTAGTTCCTTATTGTTCTACTAGATGGCGAGGGTGTGCCGTCATAAAAGTGTACGTGATCTGCACAAATATCTCGCCAAATTATTAGTTCCACGAAATTCTAATAGATGGCAACAAGTGTCACGCCattcaatcaatttgtttGCATCAGGACCTAAGTGATTATGCATTTGAATGGACTAATGATAGTTAAAACGGTCTCATAAAAAACATGACCTTCTACCATAGAATATAGCGCCctaaaataatgatttcaagGGGTGTCACACGATAACTAGCTCCTTGATGAGTGGCCTCGTCCAATATCAGATAATCACCTACTGCAGCATGAAACATCACAACCACAGAATATACAAGATGAACAAACAGACTtcatatattatgtattttttattaGATAAATAGGGATATTCAATATACAGGTTTCTGTTTCGTGTGATTAAGATTGCACTTTCTCTGTACAATAGGGagtataataatataacataATTACACGGGACAGAACGGAAGACAAATAGAGAGGAGAATTAATAGTTCATTTAACCATCTAAAACACAAGTCAATTTAACAGAGCTTTCATTTTTTACAAGTTTTAACCTTTGTCTAAACTATAAACGTAGTGGTTTATTTTCGTAGTTTCAAATCCGTTGATTTAGATGGTTAAAAGCGACgtgtgtaaataaataaaaaattcatgtgaatgaaatgaaaatattctctCAATTTCAAACATAAATTTTGCTGATGCGATGAtaactaataataattttctcTCATATTTTTTACTGATAATAAACGCAATTAATCGCAATTTGATGACAATTACTCTTAAACTTGTGGTTTGAAGACAAATTGCGGGGATATAAATTTGCTTGGCtggttttcatttcattgactGTCTGTACACGATAATGTGAGGCTAACGAAACAATTTTGCTCATGTGGAACAAAACATAGTTTTTTACAACTTGAAAATCGAtgcatattttatcattatcgCATTGCATATAAAGAGAAGCCATGAATTACGTTTGCAAATAAAAAATCACACTTAAAATAAATGTCGTTTTTCGGCTAATTATGAGTAATGACATAAAATTGTAACTTTTCGAATGGTAGCAgtaaatctgaaaatagaattcgATTAAACACTGGTTAATATTGTTGTATCTGTTTTCATGTTTTACAGTTCAGCCAGTGCATTAGTTAATAGTTCAGATTTACATAGAAACAGCttctaatttcaaataaatcacaGCAGTCTGAATTCATCGCTAATTCAACCAGTAGTTCAATATATTCCCCGAGTTCATAAGCCATTGGTTTTTAATTCATCTTATTTTCAATCACTACGCACATAACTCTCGATCAATGTAAACGAAATGGAATTATCTTATATTCAGTCATCGCCGGAACGTGTTTACAATTCAAATAGCGGATACAATAAAGAGTGCTGTGGAATCTGTCTAAAAATttgcaaaatgaaaattgccaaataaaattcaaacgGTTTTACATatgattcaaacaaaaagGATGAATGACAATGGATATGTGTATAttcaatataatatatatttatatatatatatatatgtatataatgtatatatataccaaCAATTGCTGCCAATGCAATAACTACAATGCACTTTTTATTATTCCAATAGTTTCGCTTTTTTATTTGCTGTTTTTCTTAATCATAATCGCTGCAGAACTTATAATAGATATGTTGTAAACAGAAATTTTGCACAATCAGTGAGCGCCGCACGCCGTGTGGTAGAGATGTCTGATCGGTAGAAAATATACTCTagtttataatatataaaatcttaatatcgtttataaaattccataaaacatttttgtcATCGTCAATTTTTCTTCCGAGACACAACCGTattttgtaaaagaaaatcacGTATCAGGTGCTGCTAATAAAAAAACTCAATTGATAAAAACAATATTCGATCTAAAGTACAGGCTGGTATAATTTTACAAGCTGGTATAATTTTGCACATGAAACAGAGTCTTAAGATTTTTTATCTACGTTGTGCTTAGAAAACAcgattcatgatttatttttctaaaaatacgCTTCTCCAGGTAGCGATATTATTACGATTACAACAAACATGGAAATAAAATACATGTTGCCGAAAAGCTTTTCAATTCGCCCAAAATTTCGTAGTCATAAAATGGTCGTATCTAAATATCTATACAAACTTATTGCGACAATTTGAAACAGAACATATTATTGCATGATTAGGAAATAATTCAGATCggtagatttttcaaataaatgcaTTGGGTGTGTTGAAGATTTTAATTAATCTATGCTGACCATAGCAACAACtggtttcattttcagttaattcaaactCACTTTTAGGGTTTGAGAGCGAGAGGGGGGAGAGTATGGTGTAATCGAACaagatgaaatgatgaatattcatgagataaataaatgattgacAGCTGAGAAATCAATATAAAGAAGTGTACAAAGGAATTATACAGCAGAAGATTGATTATCCTAAAACAGCAGAAGGTACAATATACGTTAAGCGCACTGATGTCTGAGGCTGCTGCGCTTTTCCTTAAAGCCTTAAAACGGGAAATCAAAATCATGCCTATTCTAATCGGGTTAGTAAGGATTGAGGAACTGCTCGAAATATAAAAGCTACTTTAATCGGTTCGAATATTTCTGCAAACTGACCAGTAAGAACTGAGACCAATTAAATCGGCTAAAACTCATCCTTAACTTCcgattgaaataaatataatctGATGACCAGAGTTTAATGATTAAGATTAGCTTAAGGAAGTCTCAGGCGAATATCAGTAAGGTGTGAAACCCCACGTACAGCGTTTCATAATCATAACAATATCtcttatcattattcatgTACATTTTTCTCAGTTTCTTTGTTATGTACACGTTGAATATATGTACAAAATTCTCATATAAAAATACGCATTTTTACGAATGCAGGACTATTCACAAATCGGTCATTTGGTTGCCGAGCGACGAGCTAACACATCGCCCGCAGCAACGGTGTAAATATGATACGACATAAAATTACACCATGAttacaataaatacatttatgCGATTACGTCAATTTACAATACcatcattaataataataataataataataataataataataataataataaacagcCTTTACTCCGCACTTAAAACAATCACTGCGGATCACCTTGTACAAAATGACACACGAACCCTTTGGattcaatttaaaatcattgaCATGATTGTGATCGATCGTCCAGTTAAgtagaaataaataatttgaCCTTAAAAACCATTTACAactatttgttatattgatcCGTCTGATAAACACGGTCATCAAGAGAGAATGTCTTTGCCCGTGTCCATCAGCGACCATCAAGAGAGAATGTCCGTGCCCGTGTCCATCAGCGGTCATCAAGAGAGAATGTCTGTGCCATGTCAATCAAGAATGTCTGTGCGTATGTCCGTGCAATTTCAACGCAATActttcgtccgttcgttcaTTTGTATGTACAACAATATCATAGAACATACACAAATACAATCagcatatattatatatttacaaacaatttcattttagaaaatttttcTCTGTATTTTTATACGTTTGTGACGACTGACAATCGAATTAATGACACGTGACACGCGATAGTTTGTAGTGTTCTCTCTCCCGTAACGGCGAGTTCTTCTTGCGAGCGAAGGGCGTGGTGCGGCACGTTTTATTCAACAAATAACTTATAACATTCGACGAGTTTTAGAACGCCACGACACTCAAGACATCGAAACAGGCGTACCCCTGTCTCCTACCCCAGGCTGTCTTAGTGACTTTATTATGTTAAAACATCAGCATTTCAGTGCGGTGAATTCTTCGCTTGATTACGaacatttgagttttttttctcatttttcgcGAGTAAAATATTTTCGTAATAAAATCCATTGCAGTTTTGGTGTAAATGGCCACATTAAGTGTTTGTTTTTTAACGTATCATTTGTTTTTGGCAagtacgacgacgacgataaatatatgaaatctTCACGATTCGAACAATGATAAGAGATCGTCTGTAGCTCCTGTATTGTTACCGTTGCCGTTGCCATCAACTCCGTTCGATTCCGGTGGTCCGAGATATGATAATAGTTCGATTGGATCACCGATATTTTCTGGCAAAAGCTGCAAAAagagaaatcaaatgataaataaatggaaCGTAGTTGAAACGAGAGTATGCCGACTAGCGCGGATACATTTCATGGAAAAAATTGTGAGTAAAGTCTGTAGAGTGATATACTTACATCCAATCCATCTTGGCCTTGAGTATCACCATCAATAATAGCAGCAGGATCAAATGGTAATAAGTTACTACTATCCACCGCTGAACTGATACTATTACTAACACTATTCGCTAACGAAGTTAAATCACTATTGTTTGTGTTGTGATTGCTGCCCGGGTTATTACTACCCGGATTACTGTCCGCTCCGCTCGAGCCCCCGGGCGTATTATGTTGCACAGAATTATGATTCATGTTATAGTTTGAATTCGGTTGACTGTTTGGCGTCGGAGGCTGGTTGCTCGGAGGGTTATTTGAACCGGGCTGATCCGGGTGCCGTAGAGGCATGctttgttgctgttgttgcgTCTGTTGTGGTGGTTGTTGAGGTTGATTACTACTAGCAGTTGTTACTGGTCCGTACTGCTCCAAGTGATTGCTTATAGCTGGCATCTCACCGGGAGAATTGATAGAGTCACTAATGTGCGATAAAGGTCCGTGGAATTCTGGGCTCATAGCGTTATGATATGGATTTTGATCCGGAAATCCGTAAGGGTTATTTGCTCCTTGCTGGGGTCCACCGGGTGCGCTATTAGGAGGTCCTCCGGGCCCTGAAACAACAAAACacgtataaataaataaattatgcaATGTCTTAACTTCAGAATAGATTTGTCGAAATGATGCGATAATTCAAATACCTTGAGGAGTAATGCTGACAGGAGGCATACTGTAGGGAGAGCGCACTGGTCCCATTCCTGCCCATGAATTCATCGTAGGCATCTGCATACTCGACGGCGACATTGCTTTCATCCATCGATTTCCATTTCCATTACAAGACGAAGCTTCTAAAAAAGAATTCAatccattttaataatttgCACACCGCCCTCCAGGCTACGACTCTACGAACaacattatcaatattttttcaatacaGATTCTGTTATTTCGATTAAGACACCAGTCGCTGGTTGTTTAATCACGGGTacgaattgaattatttttttaccTCCTGTGTCTTCTTCTTTGATGGTGGTCGATGAGGTTTTAATCTGCACCGGTTTCCAACTAGCCGTTGGGTCGATGGTGACCTCTTCGAATTCCGTTTGGCTCAGATTAGTCAATATACCCCAAATATACTGGTCTATTTCGAGTCCTTCTAACAACGCCGTTTTACTGCAAAATAGAGTTTGaggaaaaatattcaatcataGTTATCCAACGATGTCGTTTAACGGATGAAGATATTCAGAAGTCGTCGACCTACTTGCAAACAGGACATCGCCACGCCCCTCGTTCACAGTTCAGCTGTAAGTACGACTCTAAATCGAAGCACTGAATGTGTTTACAGTCCTGGCCGCGAGCAGGTAGAGAAATACGTCTGAACGTGATCGGACATTTTAACGATACTTTAATAGCCGTCTGCTCGACGCCGTCGTCCGAGCCGTTCATCGATCCGTTCGCCGGACTTGTGAAATTACGTTTTACTACAAaaaattagatgaaaacatttaTAATTGATTCAAGCAAAATTCTGAGAAGAGCTATCAGTAATTAAGTAGTAATCAACCTCAACAACCACCACAACAGAcgcaacaacagcaacaacaaagCATTTTTTGAGATTTTACTCATGAGCATTTCATCGAAACatgaaagaaaattttcaaatcaatcagCTATCAAGggggtaagaccctcagtcaGGGATCTCAGCAGTAACATCTTTGAAATGCAGCCTTGTTCAAACTACAAATGTAGATTTTGACACTTACTTTTTGTTATGCAGTGTTCAGCAGGTAGCAACCTCTTGCGTAATAATCCCTGTAGCACTGACCGTACACTCGGTCGATGCACCAACTGTAGCACGAATAAATGtgactgaaatatcaaaacctGAGAATATAATATCTACTCATTGGATCGAAGAGTTCATGTGAAGGATAGCTTAGATAATACATATACTTCATATCATATTCAGATAAAACGTCGATAAAATgtaattcaaaaaataaatttttaacACCAGACTTAAATTCATCAATATCCACACAGCTGCGTCAGTTAACAGGTagattttacaataatattgGAGCAGCTGAAACAAATTATTCCATAAATACCGTATTAAGACGTAAAAATATATAAGACTTACACAACAACAAGCAGTAACCGTAATTTGTATAGTATTACGCCCAGGTTGACAAACGTCCTTGAGGTAAAGCGGTTTATGTGACGTCTTGTTTTCGCCGCGTTCAATATTTAGAGGTGTAGCGTTGACGCTGACCGTAACGGACGCCGGCCAGTTCGTATTCATCTGTCGGTCCTCGTGATGGAAACATTTCAACTGCAGTTCCAAATCAGATCTAAAacagaaatagaacaatttaaccatttttatcaCAAGAATAGTATATTTCaagcaaaattttcaaatctgttCCCGGTGTTTTTAGTTACCTCCACATTAGGGTTTGGTAGACTGAGTCCCTCAGGTGGAAGACATGGTTACTAACGGCTAAATTGTGCTCCAAACGGAATGGAGGTAAGACTACACCATCACGGACGGGGAAAGTTAATCGAAGTTCATCATTTTCTGtaagaaataatatataaataatgatGTTTATGATGCCACTTTTTTTTACCTTCAACCCACCTCAAGCACCACGCCAGGTGTCATTAGCACGTAATAATTGAGGGAATTCCAAATTAAGGGAAGAAACCAAAGAACCttctaaaaagaaattctgtCTCCACTATGATTAGAACCCacaaaccctggattgatgagtgACCACTCAGACACAAAGTCTTTTTTAAGATGACACTGAATCTGAGAGGGCTTTTATATACATGTGAAAACCTGTTAACAATTACCTTTCTTCATAGGTGGCATATTGCCAACATTTGGCTTGATGTCCTGGAAGTTTGGTTTGATATCAGGACCGGGCGACATGTAAGGTGGCATGCCACTGCTCGGTGTCATGGGCGGAGTTGGGTTACCAGGAATTGGCGAGTGTTGATAATTCATATTGTTCATGTTCATATTCATACTGTTAGGCATTCCGTTCATATTGTTctgaaagataaaataaataaatt includes:
- the LOC141903547 gene encoding zinc finger MIZ domain-containing protein 1-like isoform X1 — its product is MNDMDRHIQQTNDRLLCIKQHLATPHGFQNAARELLEWCSDARAFQKPFEETLISCLTVVSRVAAQPGYDLDLGYRLLAVCAAHRDKFSSKSAAMLSLWCEDLGRLLLLRHQKNRNSDSSKTSGNMHAPMQNKMPPMPQGDWQGGGPGPGQQQSLSVVTTVWGVTSSTNSGPFNHAPPNAAYTNTTMANNGGNYGPQPPQNIPSNNQLQKPPYNPQMQMPPGGYRPREAAPYSRPISRGSYHPPTPPTPRSNQAHPNPAEMVNNDVTSRSRTNHGGYTPTPNAPPGSNMPPHPQQMVGGSNDFQPPPGALSAAAMVAAAATATATATATASMVALQEQHNQQQINVNMNMNMNNQYGAQPMFQMQGQQVPPNAQYHHSQRPPGPMNMGQGPGPMKGNMMFQQRRPSPYPNHQQYLHQKRQHSSYMNGQYGPGPGSHPQYANQGQYGPRPQYPPTQQPLPSPTYGPGPGQPNRPPGPPGYGGAPNPYMNQGQFPPRQPGPAYNQPNYQNNMNGMPNSMNMNMNNMNYQHSPIPGNPTPPMTPSSGMPPYMSPGPDIKPNFQDIKPNVGNMPPMKKENDELRLTFPVRDGVVLPPFRLEHNLAVSNHVFHLRDSVYQTLMWRSDLELQLKCFHHEDRQMNTNWPASVTVSVNATPLNIERGENKTSHKPLYLKDVCQPGRNTIQITVTACCCSHLFVLQLVHRPSVRSVLQGLLRKRLLPAEHCITKIKRNFTSPANGSMNGSDDGVEQTAIKVSLKCPITFRRISLPARGQDCKHIQCFDLESYLQLNCERGAWRCPVCNKTALLEGLEIDQYIWGILTNLSQTEFEEVTIDPTASWKPVQIKTSSTTIKEEDTGEASSCNGNGNRWMKAMSPSSMQMPTMNSWAGMGPVRSPYSMPPVSITPQGPGGPPNSAPGGPQQGANNPYGFPDQNPYHNAMSPEFHGPLSHISDSINSPGEMPAISNHLEQYGPVTTASSNQPQQPPQQTQQQQQSMPLRHPDQPGSNNPPSNQPPTPNSQPNSNYNMNHNSVQHNTPGGSSGADSNPGSNNPGSNHNTNNSDLTSLANSVSNSISSAVDSSNLLPFDPAAIIDGDTQGQDGLDLLPENIGDPIELLSYLGPPESNGVDGNGNGNNTGATDDLLSLFES
- the LOC141903547 gene encoding zinc finger MIZ domain-containing protein 2-like isoform X3 translates to MLSLWCEDLGRLLLLRHQKNRNSDSSKTSGNMHAPMQNKMPPMPQGDWQGGGPGPGQQQSLSVVTTVWGVTSSTNSGPFNHAPPNAAYTNTTMANNGGNYGPQPPQNIPSNNQLQKPPYNPQMQMPPGGYRPREAAPYSRPISRGSYHPPTPPTPRSNQAHPNPAEMVNNDVTSRSRTNHGGYTPTPNAPPGSNMPPHPQQMVGGSNDFQPPPGALSAAAMVAAAATATATATATASMVALQEQHNQQQINVNMNMNMNNQYGAQPMFQMQGQQVPPNAQYHHSQRPPGPMNMGQGPGPMKGNMMFQQRRPSPYPNHQQYLHQKRQHSSYMNGQYGPGPGSHPQYANQGQYGPRPQYPPTQQPLPSPTYGPGPGQPNRPPGPPGYGGAPNPYMNQGQFPPRQPGPAYNQPNYQNNMNGMPNSMNMNMNNMNYQHSPIPGNPTPPMTPSSGMPPYMSPGPDIKPNFQDIKPNVGNMPPMKKENDELRLTFPVRDGVVLPPFRLEHNLAVSNHVFHLRDSVYQTLMWRSDLELQLKCFHHEDRQMNTNWPASVTVSVNATPLNIERGENKTSHKPLYLKDVCQPGRNTIQITVTACCCSHLFVLQLVHRPSVRSVLQGLLRKRLLPAEHCITKIKRNFTSPANGSMNGSDDGVEQTAIKVSLKCPITFRRISLPARGQDCKHIQCFDLESYLQLNCERGAWRCPVCNKTALLEGLEIDQYIWGILTNLSQTEFEEVTIDPTASWKPVQIKTSSTTIKEEDTGEASSCNGNGNRWMKAMSPSSMQMPTMNSWAGMGPVRSPYSMPPVSITPQGPGGPPNSAPGGPQQGANNPYGFPDQNPYHNAMSPEFHGPLSHISDSINSPGEMPAISNHLEQYGPVTTASSNQPQQPPQQTQQQQQSMPLRHPDQPGSNNPPSNQPPTPNSQPNSNYNMNHNSVQHNTPGGSSGADSNPGSNNPGSNHNTNNSDLTSLANSVSNSISSAVDSSNLLPFDPAAIIDGDTQGQDGLDLLPENIGDPIELLSYLGPPESNGVDGNGNGNNTGATDDLLSLFES
- the LOC141903547 gene encoding zinc finger MIZ domain-containing protein 1-like isoform X2 produces the protein MNDMDRHIQQTNDRLLCIKQHLATPHGFQNAARELLEWCSDARAFQKPFEETLISCLTVVSRVAAQPGYDLDLGYRLLAVCAAHRDKFSSKSAAMLSLWCEDLGRLLLLRHQKNRNSDSSKTSGNMHAPMQNKMPPMPQGDWQGGGPGPGQQQSLSVVTTVWGVTSSTNSGPFNHAPPNAAYTNTTMANNGGNYGPQPPQNIPSNNQLQKPPYNPQMQMPPGGYRPREAAPYSRPISRGSYHPPTPPTPRSNQAHPNPAEMVNNDVTSRSRTNHGGYTPTPNAPPGSNMPPHPQQMVGGSNDFQPPPGALSAAAMVAAAATATATATATASMVALQEQHNQQQINVNMNMNMNNQYGAQMQGQQVPPNAQYHHSQRPPGPMNMGQGPGPMKGNMMFQQRRPSPYPNHQQYLHQKRQHSSYMNGQYGPGPGSHPQYANQGQYGPRPQYPPTQQPLPSPTYGPGPGQPNRPPGPPGYGGAPNPYMNQGQFPPRQPGPAYNQPNYQNNMNGMPNSMNMNMNNMNYQHSPIPGNPTPPMTPSSGMPPYMSPGPDIKPNFQDIKPNVGNMPPMKKENDELRLTFPVRDGVVLPPFRLEHNLAVSNHVFHLRDSVYQTLMWRSDLELQLKCFHHEDRQMNTNWPASVTVSVNATPLNIERGENKTSHKPLYLKDVCQPGRNTIQITVTACCCSHLFVLQLVHRPSVRSVLQGLLRKRLLPAEHCITKIKRNFTSPANGSMNGSDDGVEQTAIKVSLKCPITFRRISLPARGQDCKHIQCFDLESYLQLNCERGAWRCPVCNKTALLEGLEIDQYIWGILTNLSQTEFEEVTIDPTASWKPVQIKTSSTTIKEEDTGEASSCNGNGNRWMKAMSPSSMQMPTMNSWAGMGPVRSPYSMPPVSITPQGPGGPPNSAPGGPQQGANNPYGFPDQNPYHNAMSPEFHGPLSHISDSINSPGEMPAISNHLEQYGPVTTASSNQPQQPPQQTQQQQQSMPLRHPDQPGSNNPPSNQPPTPNSQPNSNYNMNHNSVQHNTPGGSSGADSNPGSNNPGSNHNTNNSDLTSLANSVSNSISSAVDSSNLLPFDPAAIIDGDTQGQDGLDLLPENIGDPIELLSYLGPPESNGVDGNGNGNNTGATDDLLSLFES